CGCGTCCGCCCAGCCGGGCACGGCGGACCCCTGGGTGCCCGCCGCCCGGAGCGAGTGCGCGGCGTAGTCGAAGGAGCGGAGCATGCCGGCCACGTCCCGCGCGGTCGGCTGGGGCAGGCGCCGCTCGGCGAGCGGCTTGGAGGGCTCGCCCTCGAAGTCGATCAGCGACCAGTTTCCGGACGGCGACCGCAGACACTGGCCCAGATGCAGGTCGCCGTGGATCCGCTGGGCCGTCCACGTCCGGCCCTCGCCCGCCAGATCGGCGAGCGCGTCGAACGCGGACCGCAGCCCCGGCGCGTACGGCAGCAGTGAGGGCACCGTCTGGACGGCCGCCGTCAGCCGCTCGGTCATGCCCTCCACCAGTAGTTCCATCTGCGCGCGTCCCATGGTCACCTCGGGCAGCGCACGGGCCAGCGCGGTGTGCACCTCGGCCGTGGCCCGGCCGAGCGCCCGCGCCGCACCGCCGAAGTCCTCACCCTTGGCGAGCTCGCGCAGGGCCAGGTCCCAGCCGTCCGTGGCGCCCTGGAGGAAGGGCTGCAGGACACCGAGGACGTACGGGTCGCCCGGCTCGCCCATGCCGACGGGGTCGTCGGCCAGCTCCGCGAGCATCCAGCCGGCCGGTGCCGGGACCCGTGCGCAGCCCTCGCGGGCCAGCGCCAGCGGCAGCTCCAGATCGGGGTTGACCCCGGGCACGATCCGGCGCAGCAGCTTCAGGATGAACGTATCTCCATAGACGAGGGAGGAGTTCGACTGCTCGGCGGTCACCAGGCGCGGCACCAGATCGCCCCGGATCTCCTGCGCCAGGTCCCGCTCGAAGCGCAGCTCGCCGATGTGCGCCTGTTTCCGCAGAGCCTCCAGGAGGACATCGGCGGGCCGCGGGTCGTGCAGGGCCTCGTACACGGTCAGTCCGGCCAGGGGTCCCTGCGTCGGATGGCCGATCAGCGCGGGCGCCAGCCGGGGCGGCAGTGTCTCGCGCACGCCGAGCAGCAGTTGGTAGCAGTCGGCCGGATGCGCGGGTGCGCTCTGTGTGGGCACGAGCGGCTGATGGGCCCGTACGAGCAGGTGGAGCAGACCGAGCCG
This sequence is a window from Streptomyces ortus. Protein-coding genes within it:
- a CDS encoding maltokinase N-terminal cap-like domain-containing protein, with protein sequence MSEAVIRSAHSASTSPGLLASLDPLLREWLPRQRWFAGKGRPVTGFSLVSATEVLPLNSRLGLLHLLVRAHQPLVPTQSAPAHPADCYQLLLGVRETLPPRLAPALIGHPTQGPLAGLTVYEALHDPRPADVLLEALRKQAHIGELRFERDLAQEIRGDLVPRLVTAEQSNSSLVYGDTFILKLLRRIVPGVNPDLELPLALAREGCARVPAPAGWMLAELADDPVGMGEPGDPYVLGVLQPFLQGATDGWDLALRELAKGEDFGGAARALGRATAEVHTALARALPEVTMGRAQMELLVEGMTERLTAAVQTVPSLLPYAPGLRSAFDALADLAGEGRTWTAQRIHGDLHLGQCLRSPSGNWSLIDFEGEPSKPLAERRLPQPTARDVAGMLRSFDYAAHSLRAAGTQGSAVPGWADACRAAYCSGYAEAGGRDPRTDPVLLRAYETDKAIYEVVYEARHRPDWLPVPMAAVRRLSLPEPS